In one Arachis duranensis cultivar V14167 chromosome 9, aradu.V14167.gnm2.J7QH, whole genome shotgun sequence genomic region, the following are encoded:
- the LOC107467625 gene encoding chalcone--flavanone isomerase 1A — MAAEPSITAIQFENLVFPAVVTPPGSSKSYFLAGAGERGLTIDGKFIKFTGIGVYLEDKAVPSLAGKWKDKSSQQLLQTLHFYRDIISGPFEKLIRGSKILALSGVEYSRKVMENCVAHMKSVGTYGDAEAEAIQQFAEAFKNVNFKPGASVFYRQSPLGHLGLSFSQDGNIPEKEAAVIENKPLSSAVLETMIGEHAVSPDLKCSLAARLPAVLQQGIIVTPPQHN, encoded by the exons ATGGCGGCGGAACCATCCATCACGGCAATACAGTTCGAGAACCTTGTCTTCCCGGCGGTGGTTACTCCTCCTGGCTCCTCTAAGTCTTATTTCCTCGCCGGCGCAG GGGAGAGAGGATTGACGATTGATGGAAAgttcataaagttcaccggaaTCGGAGTATACTTGGAGGACAAAGCGGTGCCATCACTCGCCGGAAAGTGGAAGGACAAGTCCTCCCAACAATTGCTCCAAACCCTTCACTTCTACAGAGATATCATTTCCG GGCCGTTTGAGAAACTGATTAGAGGATCGAAGATCCTGGCACTGAGTGGAGTGGAGTATTCAAGGAAGGTGATGGAGAATTGTGTGGCACACATGAAATCCGTTGGGACTTATGGCGACGCAGAAGCTGAAGCCATTCAACAATTTGCTGAAGCCTTCAAGAACGTCAACTTCAAACCTGGTGCCTCCGTCTTCTACCGCCAATCACCACTTGGACACTTGGGCCTTAGTTTCTCCCAAGATGGCAACATACCGGAAAAAGAGGCGGCGGTTATTGAGAACAAGCCATTGTCATCGGCGGTGTTGGAGACCATGATTGGAGAGCACGCCGTTTCTCCTGATTTGAAATGCAGCTTGGCTGCAAGATTACCTGCCGTTTTGCAACAGGGTATTATCGTCACACCACCACAACATAACTAA
- the LOC107467675 gene encoding chalcone--flavanone isomerase 1B-1, with product MVKAASLAGVNVEFLEFPPVVTPPGTTKSYFLAGAGVRGLPINGVFITFTGLGLYLEDKAVPYLASRWKAKTPAQLLDSLHFYRDIIQGPFEKLIRGSKLKTLDGPEYVRKVSENCVAYMKSVGTFGDAEEKAIHEFRQAFKDQNFPPGSTVFYEQFPNGTLGLKFSKDDTIPEHRNAFIENKALSEAVLETMIGEIPVSPAFKESLATRLSQILNEANPSIEF from the exons ATGGTGAAGGCAGCATCCCTTGCCGGAGTCAACGTGGAGTTCCTTGAATTCCCGCCAGTGGTCACACCTCCGGGGACCACCAAATCATATTTCCTTGCCGGCGCAG GGGTGAGAGGGTTACCAATTAATGGGGTATTCATCACGTTCACGGGACTCGGGTTATATTTGGAAGACAAAGCAGTTCCATATTTGGCTTCAAGGTGGAAGGCCAAAACCCCTGCTCAGTTGTTGGATTCTCTTCATTTCTACAGAGACATCATCCAAG GTCCGTTTGAGAAACTGATTAGAGGGTCAAAGCTTAAAACATTGGATGGTCCTGAATATGTAAGGAAGGTTTCAGAAAATTGTGTGGCATACATGAAATCCGTAGGAACATTCGGTGATGCAGAAGAAAAAGCTATTCATGAATTCAGACAAGCCTTCAAGGATCAAAACTTCCCACCAGGCTCTACTGTCTTCTATGAACAATTCCCCAATGGAACATTAGGG CTGAAATTCTCCAAGGATGACACAATACCAGAACATAGGAATGCATTTATTGAAAACAAGGCACTTTCAGAGGCAGTGTTGGAGACAATGATTGGGGAGATTCCTGTTTCGCCTGCTTTTAAAGAGAGTTTGGCTACAAGACTTTCTCAGATTCTGAATGAGGCCAATCCCTCCATTGAGTTCTAA
- the LOC107467674 gene encoding chalcone--flavanone isomerase 2, translated as MVLPSSLSAVQVDNVTFPATAKAPGSDKSFFLGGAGVRGLQIDDKFVKFTAIAVYLQDNAVPSLAVKWNGKTPSELTESVDFFRDIVTGPFEKFMQVTMILPLTGQQYSQKVSENCVAIWKHLGIYTDQEANAIDKFLSVFKDQNFPPDSSILFTLLPNGSLVIGFSKDGSIPEAGTAVIENKLLSEAVLESMIGKHGVSPAAKQSLATRLYELFKHDDTTDKKLHDSDTDNGLHHTKSGNSVAEDVAEKLP; from the exons ATGGTCCTACCCTCCTCCTTGTCCGCCGTGCAAGTCGACAATGTCACGTTTCCGGCCACCGCCAAAGCTCCAGGCTCCGACAAGAGCTTCTTCCTTGGCGGAGCAGGAGTCAGGGGCCTCCAAATCGACGACAAATTCGTCAAGTTCACCGCCATTGCTGTTTACCTCCAGGATAACGCCGTTCCCTCACTCGCCGTCAAATGGAACGGTAAGACCCCGAGCGAGTTAACGGAATCCGTCGACTTCTTCAGAGACATCGTTACAG GTCCGTTTGAGAAATTTATGCAGGTAACGATGATTTTGCCTTTGACGGGTCAACAATACTCCCAGAAAGTCTCTGAAAATTGCGTCGCTATTTGGAAGCATCTTGGAATTTACACTGACCAAGAAGCcaatgccattgacaagtttctTTCCGTTTTCAAAGATCAGAATTTCCCTCCAGATTCCTCTATTCTTTTCACACTATTACCCAACGGATCTCTAGTG ATTGGTTTTTCTAAAGATGGATCTATTCCAGAAGCCGGAACTGCAGTGATTGAGAATAAACTACTCTCAGAAGCTGTGCTTGAATCAATGATTGGAAAGCATGGTGTTTCCCCTGCTGCAAAACAGAGTTTGGCCACCAGATTATATGAGTTATTCAAACATGATGATACTACTGATAAAAAATTGCATGATTCTGATACTGATAATGGATTACATCACACGAAAAGTGGAAATTCGGTTGCGGAAGATGTAGCAGAAAAATTACCTTAG
- the LOC107467673 gene encoding cationic peroxidase 1: MAFNKCWLILAITLCVIGIGSGDDDHELLSENFYHKTCPKAVETIRKAVIDAVSQEPRMGASLLRLHFHDCFVQGCDASVLLDDTPNFIGEKNSGPNKNSLRGFEVIDSIKSQLESMCPSVVSCADILALAARDAVSALKGPRWEVKLGRRDSTTASLSESNSDLPAPFFNLSSLITAFQKKNFTIQEMVTLSGGHTIGRVRCRFFKHRIYNESNIDPSFAEAMKALCPSAKGDGDDNLSPFDSTTPDTFDNAFYQNLVNQRGLVHSDQQLYANGAGITDSQVFMYSRNFGRFKKDFADAMVKMSLLSPLTGNNGQIRTTCRFVNN, from the exons ATGGCATTTAACAAGTGTTGGTTGATTTTGGCAATAACATTATGTGTTATTGGGATTGGTTCaggtgatgatgatcatgagTTGTTAAGTGAAAATTTCTATCACAAAACGTGTCCGAAAGCTGTTGAAACCATTAGGAAGGCAGTGATTGATGCTGTTTCCCAAGAGCCTCGCATGGGTGCTTCCTTGCTTCGCCTCCATTTCCATGATTGTTTTGTCCAA GGATGTGATGCATCGGTATTGCTAGATGACACCCCAAACTTCATAGGTGAGAAGAATTCAGGTCCCAACAAGAACTCATTGAGGGGTTTTGAGGTCATTGACAGCATCAAATCCCAATTGGAGTCCATGTGTCCTTCTGTTGTTTCTTGTGCTGACATCTTAGCTCTTGCTGCCAGAGATGCTGTTTCTGCT CTAAAAGGACCAAGATGGGAGGTTAAATTGGGGAGAAGAGACTCAACCACTGCAAGTttaagtgagtctaattcagacTTACCTGCTCCCTTCTTCAATCTCAGTTCCCTTATCACTGCTTTCCAAAAGAAAAATTTCACCATCCAAGAAATGGTTACTTTATCAG GTGGCCACACAATAGGACGAGTGAGGTGCAGATTCTTCAAACACAGGATTTACAATGAGAGCAACATAGATCCAAGCTTTGCAGAAGCAATGAAAGCATTGTGTCCCTCTGCAAAAGGTGATGGAGATGACAACCTCTCTCCCTTTGATTCAACCACTCCAGACACTTTTGACAACGCTTTCTATCAGAATCTTGTGAATCAAAGGGGTCTTGTGCACTCTGATCAGCAGCTCTATGCTAATGGAGCAGGCATCACTGACTCTCAGGTCTTTATGTATAGCAGAAACTTTGGTCGTTTCAAGAAGGATTTTGCAGATGCCATGGTTAAGATGAGCCTGCTTTCTCCTCTCACTGGCAATAATGGTCAAATCAGAACTACATGCAGATTTGTTAataattag